The Channa argus isolate prfri chromosome 22, Channa argus male v1.0, whole genome shotgun sequence genome has a window encoding:
- the atf5a gene encoding uncharacterized protein atf5a isoform X2, protein MMATSAPVWKTPHVCPADLLALSHPQANHSQSQGCRGEVSEENQHLIGDGLTDWMTEEVDFSSYLPNPPSPPSSTNASLPPSPLQNDIQVPSDLEVMTSLLQEELAQLEDYFLSEPLPEKGPRLGKCDRGPVPAGPQPFSQLPYASYPTSNQSEPSPLLVTLATGELDLLSICGGPIGRSKIPRHTPYSCSRPTGCGRKRVSEGVRFSEGYDNSLLSSKGSISGNSAVTLTSNYGCVEDEQLVGKSYCLGSAVELRRCTVLPKEEKNCCFSQDVIGGAKVVGGGFGFGGSLDVPHKKEDLLMYSMREVSSGSNSEVLNSIKTSVELTKATVSWKSESSESYLRTTPQSEAYHGFLGGINEQVKTESLQIGQHDLHCNFLEDQGPECLLMTRESLNLESSGHRQACRLKEDHCAVKYEVDIIPVESGERKQKKRDQNKTAAHRYRQRKRQELDSLEEQLHCLEGRNRELRDKAESVEREIQYVKDLLIEVYKARSQRLKQDTTA, encoded by the exons ATGATGGCAACATCAGCTCCTGTTTGGAAGACTCCTCATGTCTGCCCAGCCGACctcctcgctctctctcacccACAGGCTAACCACAGCCAATCACAGGGGTGCAGGGGGGAGGTGTCAGAGGAGAATCAGCACTTAATTG GTGATGGTCTTACTGACTGGATGACGGAAGAAGTCGATTTCTCCTCGTACCTCCCTAACCCtccttcccctccctcctccaccaATGCCTCCCTTCCCCCTTCACCCCTTCAGAATGATATCCAGGTGCCCTCTGACTTGGAGGTCATGACCTCCCTGCTGCAAGAGGAACTTGCCCAACTAGAGGACTACTTCCTGTCTGAACCACTGCCAGAGAAAGGTCCGAGGCTGGGAAAATGTGACAGGGGTCCTGTGCCGGCGGGTCCTCAGCCATTCAGTCAGCTGCCATACGCATCATACCCTACATCCAACCAATCAGAACCCAGCCCACTTCTTGTTACCCTGGCAACCGGAGAACTGGACCTGCTGAGTATCTGTGGCGGGCCCATTGGGCGATCCAAAATACCAAGACACACCCCATACAGCTGCAGTCGCCCCACTGGGTGTGGTAGGAAAAGAGTCTCTGAGGGAGTGAGGTTCAGTGAAGGCTATGATAACAGTTTGTTGAGTTCTAAAGGAAGTATCTCAGGTAACTCAGCAGTGACCCTTACAAGTAATTATGGCTGTGTAGAGGACGAGCAGCTGGTAGGAAAAAGCTACTGTCTGGGTAGTGCAGTCGAGTTGAGAAGATGTACCGTGCTGCccaaagaagagaaaaattgCTGTTTCAGTCAAGATGTGATAGGTGGTGCGAAAGTTGTTGGCGGCGGATTTGGCTTTGGTGGATCACTTGATGTTCCACATAAGAAAGAGGATTTGTTGATGTATAGCATGAGGGAGGTCAGCAGCGGTAGTAACAGCGAGGTGCTGAACAGTATCAAAACGAGCGTGGAGTTGACAAAAGCCACCGTTTCCTGGAAAAGCGAGAGCAGCGAAAGTTATCTACGAACAACACCACAGTCTGAGGCCTATCATGGCTTCTTAGGCGGCATCAACGAACAGGTCAAAACAGAGAGTCTACAGATAGGTCAACATGATTTACACTGTAATTTCCTTGAGGATCAGGGCCCAGAGTGTCTTTTAATGACTAGGGAGAGTCTGAACTTAGAATCTTCAGGACATAGACAAGCATGCAGGCTGAAGGAAGACCACTGTGCTGTGAAATATGAAGTGGACATCATTCCAGTTGAAAGCGGGGAGcgcaaacagaaaaagagagatcaGAATAAAACTGCCGCTCACAG ATATCGCCAGCGAAAAAGGCAAGAGCTAGATTCTTTGGAGGAACAGCTGCACTGCCTTGAAGGGAGAAACCGGGAGCTGCGGGACAAGGCAGAGTCTGTAGAACGGGAAATCCAGTATGTCAAAGACCTGCTAATTGAAGTTTACAAGGCCCGTAGCCAAAGGCTTAAGCAGGACACAACAGCGTAA
- the atf5a gene encoding uncharacterized protein atf5a isoform X1, translated as MMATSAPVWKTPHVCPADLLALSHPQANHSQSQGCRGEVSEENQHLIGELQRVRFFIFFPISGGLGTAAHSSFLNSDGLTDWMTEEVDFSSYLPNPPSPPSSTNASLPPSPLQNDIQVPSDLEVMTSLLQEELAQLEDYFLSEPLPEKGPRLGKCDRGPVPAGPQPFSQLPYASYPTSNQSEPSPLLVTLATGELDLLSICGGPIGRSKIPRHTPYSCSRPTGCGRKRVSEGVRFSEGYDNSLLSSKGSISGNSAVTLTSNYGCVEDEQLVGKSYCLGSAVELRRCTVLPKEEKNCCFSQDVIGGAKVVGGGFGFGGSLDVPHKKEDLLMYSMREVSSGSNSEVLNSIKTSVELTKATVSWKSESSESYLRTTPQSEAYHGFLGGINEQVKTESLQIGQHDLHCNFLEDQGPECLLMTRESLNLESSGHRQACRLKEDHCAVKYEVDIIPVESGERKQKKRDQNKTAAHRYRQRKRQELDSLEEQLHCLEGRNRELRDKAESVEREIQYVKDLLIEVYKARSQRLKQDTTA; from the exons ATGATGGCAACATCAGCTCCTGTTTGGAAGACTCCTCATGTCTGCCCAGCCGACctcctcgctctctctcacccACAGGCTAACCACAGCCAATCACAGGGGTGCAGGGGGGAGGTGTCAGAGGAGAATCAGCACTTAATTGGTGAGTTGCAGCGAGTAcgcttttttatatttttccccATTTCAGGTGGGCTCGGCACTGCAGCACATTCGTCCTTCTTGAACA GTGATGGTCTTACTGACTGGATGACGGAAGAAGTCGATTTCTCCTCGTACCTCCCTAACCCtccttcccctccctcctccaccaATGCCTCCCTTCCCCCTTCACCCCTTCAGAATGATATCCAGGTGCCCTCTGACTTGGAGGTCATGACCTCCCTGCTGCAAGAGGAACTTGCCCAACTAGAGGACTACTTCCTGTCTGAACCACTGCCAGAGAAAGGTCCGAGGCTGGGAAAATGTGACAGGGGTCCTGTGCCGGCGGGTCCTCAGCCATTCAGTCAGCTGCCATACGCATCATACCCTACATCCAACCAATCAGAACCCAGCCCACTTCTTGTTACCCTGGCAACCGGAGAACTGGACCTGCTGAGTATCTGTGGCGGGCCCATTGGGCGATCCAAAATACCAAGACACACCCCATACAGCTGCAGTCGCCCCACTGGGTGTGGTAGGAAAAGAGTCTCTGAGGGAGTGAGGTTCAGTGAAGGCTATGATAACAGTTTGTTGAGTTCTAAAGGAAGTATCTCAGGTAACTCAGCAGTGACCCTTACAAGTAATTATGGCTGTGTAGAGGACGAGCAGCTGGTAGGAAAAAGCTACTGTCTGGGTAGTGCAGTCGAGTTGAGAAGATGTACCGTGCTGCccaaagaagagaaaaattgCTGTTTCAGTCAAGATGTGATAGGTGGTGCGAAAGTTGTTGGCGGCGGATTTGGCTTTGGTGGATCACTTGATGTTCCACATAAGAAAGAGGATTTGTTGATGTATAGCATGAGGGAGGTCAGCAGCGGTAGTAACAGCGAGGTGCTGAACAGTATCAAAACGAGCGTGGAGTTGACAAAAGCCACCGTTTCCTGGAAAAGCGAGAGCAGCGAAAGTTATCTACGAACAACACCACAGTCTGAGGCCTATCATGGCTTCTTAGGCGGCATCAACGAACAGGTCAAAACAGAGAGTCTACAGATAGGTCAACATGATTTACACTGTAATTTCCTTGAGGATCAGGGCCCAGAGTGTCTTTTAATGACTAGGGAGAGTCTGAACTTAGAATCTTCAGGACATAGACAAGCATGCAGGCTGAAGGAAGACCACTGTGCTGTGAAATATGAAGTGGACATCATTCCAGTTGAAAGCGGGGAGcgcaaacagaaaaagagagatcaGAATAAAACTGCCGCTCACAG ATATCGCCAGCGAAAAAGGCAAGAGCTAGATTCTTTGGAGGAACAGCTGCACTGCCTTGAAGGGAGAAACCGGGAGCTGCGGGACAAGGCAGAGTCTGTAGAACGGGAAATCCAGTATGTCAAAGACCTGCTAATTGAAGTTTACAAGGCCCGTAGCCAAAGGCTTAAGCAGGACACAACAGCGTAA